In Methylobacterium aquaticum, the following are encoded in one genomic region:
- a CDS encoding ABC transporter ATP-binding protein, which translates to MAGLALDTLRKTYSGGVDAVRGVSLDVPDGAFCVLVGPSGCGKSTVLRMIAGLETVTSGAITIGGRTVNDVEPADRDIAMVFQNYALYPHMRVYDNLAYGLRNRGTPKSEIETRVKEAARLLGLEAMLTRYPRQLSGGQRQRVAMGRAIVRKPQVFLFDEPLSNLDAKLRVQMRVEIRRLQRQLGVTTVYVTHDQVEAMTMADRLVVMNGGEIEQVGTPIEIYRRPATRYVATFMGSPPMNILPAEAVAGGVRIDGTVIPVTGISPGTAVEAGIRPEDLRIAEDGLPFRIAFVEELGATRLLHGPLAGTDVAVQVPAGSREQEGDTVRLAVDGSALHLFDPATGRRLAQG; encoded by the coding sequence ATGGCCGGCCTCGCCCTCGACACCCTGCGCAAGACCTATTCCGGCGGCGTCGACGCGGTGCGCGGCGTCTCGCTCGACGTGCCGGACGGCGCCTTCTGCGTCCTCGTCGGCCCGTCCGGCTGCGGCAAGTCCACGGTGCTGCGGATGATCGCCGGCCTCGAGACCGTGACCTCGGGGGCGATCACCATCGGCGGCCGAACCGTCAACGACGTCGAGCCGGCCGACCGGGACATCGCGATGGTGTTCCAGAACTACGCGCTCTATCCGCACATGCGCGTCTACGACAACCTGGCCTACGGGTTGCGCAACCGCGGCACCCCGAAATCCGAGATCGAGACCCGGGTGAAGGAGGCGGCGCGGCTCCTCGGCCTCGAGGCGATGCTGACGCGCTATCCGCGCCAGCTCTCGGGCGGCCAGCGCCAGCGCGTCGCCATGGGGCGGGCGATCGTGCGCAAGCCGCAAGTGTTCCTGTTCGACGAGCCGCTGTCGAACCTCGACGCGAAGCTGCGCGTGCAGATGCGGGTCGAGATCCGCCGCCTGCAACGCCAGCTCGGCGTCACCACGGTCTACGTCACCCACGACCAGGTCGAGGCGATGACCATGGCCGACCGGCTGGTGGTGATGAATGGCGGAGAGATCGAGCAGGTCGGCACCCCGATCGAGATCTATCGCCGACCGGCCACCCGCTACGTCGCGACCTTCATGGGCTCGCCGCCGATGAACATCCTCCCCGCGGAAGCGGTGGCAGGCGGCGTGCGGATCGACGGGACGGTCATCCCGGTGACCGGCATCTCCCCCGGCACCGCCGTCGAGGCCGGCATCCGGCCCGAGGACCTGCGGATCGCCGAGGACGGCCTGCCGTTCCGCATCGCCTTCGTGGAGGAACTCGGCGCCACCCGCCTGCTGCACGGGCCGCTCGCCGGCACCGACGTGGCGGTGCAGGTTCCGGCGGGTTCGCGCGAGCAGGAGGGCGACACCGTGCGGCTCGCCGTCGACGGGAGCGCCCTGCACCTGTTCGACCCCGCCACCGGGCGGCGGCTGGCGCAGGGCTGA
- the ugpE gene encoding sn-glycerol-3-phosphate ABC transporter permease UgpE has product MIPHLVLCLGVGVVVFPVYLALIGSTHDAATIANGQMPLWPGSHGVETYRRALTESGMAGVPVGVMLLNSTIMALAIAVGKIFISLLSAYALIYFKFPFRQTAFWAIFVTLMLPVEVRIYPTYKVAADLQLLDTYAGLALPLIASATATLLFRQFFLTVPNELVEASRIDGAGPVRFFLDTLLPLSRTTMAALFVIQFLYGWNQYLWPLLVTTRDDMQTVVIGLRKMTSITDQLTEWQIVMATAVLAMLPPVVVVFAMQKLFVRGLVETEK; this is encoded by the coding sequence CTGATCCCGCATCTCGTGCTCTGTCTCGGGGTCGGCGTCGTCGTCTTCCCGGTCTACCTGGCGCTGATCGGCTCGACGCACGACGCGGCCACCATCGCCAACGGCCAGATGCCGCTCTGGCCCGGGAGCCACGGAGTCGAGACCTACCGACGGGCGCTGACCGAATCCGGCATGGCCGGCGTCCCCGTCGGGGTAATGCTGCTGAACAGCACGATCATGGCGCTCGCCATCGCCGTGGGCAAGATCTTCATCTCGCTGCTCTCGGCCTATGCGCTGATCTACTTCAAGTTCCCGTTCCGGCAGACCGCGTTCTGGGCGATCTTCGTCACCCTGATGCTGCCGGTCGAGGTGCGCATCTACCCGACCTACAAGGTCGCGGCGGACCTCCAGCTCCTCGACACCTATGCCGGCCTCGCCCTGCCGCTGATCGCCTCGGCGACCGCGACCCTGCTGTTTCGCCAGTTCTTCCTCACGGTGCCGAACGAGCTCGTCGAGGCCTCCCGCATCGACGGGGCCGGGCCGGTGCGGTTCTTCCTCGACACCCTGCTGCCGCTCTCGCGCACCACGATGGCGGCCCTGTTCGTGATCCAGTTCCTGTATGGCTGGAACCAGTATCTCTGGCCGCTCCTCGTCACCACCCGCGACGACATGCAGACGGTGGTGATCGGCCTGCGCAAGATGACCTCGATCACCGACCAGCTCACCGAGTGGCAGATCGTCATGGCGACCGCCGTGCTGGCGATGCTGCCGCCGGTCGTGGTGGTGTTCGCGATGCAGAAGCTGTTCGTGCGCGGCCTAGTGGAGACCGAGAAGTGA
- a CDS encoding CaiB/BaiF CoA transferase family protein: MHKPLAGIKVLELARILAGPWIGQLLADLGADVVKVERPGVGDDTRSWGPPFVEGAEGGTLSASYFHSTNRGKRSVAADFETAEGQAVVKRLAAHADVVIENFKVGGLKKYGLDHEALSALNPRLITCSVTGFGQDGPYAPRAGYDFMVQGLGGIMSLTGEPEGEPVKTAVAFADVFTGVYGTVAILAALQGRHATGKGCHIDMALLDTQVSVLGNQALVYLVSGLLPPRMGNEHTSIVPYQVFPTADGHIIVACGNDGQFQKFCGVLGTTWHLDPDYATNPGRVTRRDVLIPLIAAETSRHSKADLLARLGAVNVPVGPINDLAEVFSDPQVVHRGMRLDLPDPRAKGGTIPSVRSPIVIDGVPMAAETASPQVGDHTQSVLADPAWGG, from the coding sequence GTGCATAAACCCCTCGCCGGCATCAAGGTGCTCGAACTCGCCCGCATCCTGGCCGGACCCTGGATCGGCCAGCTCCTGGCGGATCTCGGCGCCGACGTGGTCAAGGTCGAGCGGCCGGGCGTCGGCGACGATACGAGGAGCTGGGGCCCGCCCTTCGTCGAGGGTGCGGAGGGCGGCACGCTCTCGGCCTCGTATTTCCACTCGACCAATCGCGGCAAGCGCTCGGTCGCGGCCGATTTCGAGACCGCGGAAGGCCAGGCCGTCGTCAAGCGGCTGGCAGCGCACGCCGACGTGGTGATCGAGAACTTCAAAGTCGGCGGCCTGAAGAAGTACGGGCTCGACCACGAGGCCCTGAGCGCCCTCAACCCGCGGCTCATCACCTGCTCGGTCACCGGCTTCGGCCAGGACGGCCCCTACGCGCCGCGGGCCGGCTACGACTTCATGGTCCAGGGGCTGGGCGGGATCATGTCGCTCACCGGCGAGCCCGAGGGCGAGCCGGTCAAGACCGCGGTCGCCTTCGCGGACGTGTTCACCGGGGTCTACGGCACCGTGGCGATCCTCGCCGCCCTCCAGGGCCGGCACGCCACGGGCAAGGGCTGCCACATCGACATGGCGCTCCTCGACACGCAGGTCTCGGTGCTCGGCAACCAGGCGCTGGTCTACCTCGTGTCGGGCCTGCTGCCACCCCGGATGGGCAACGAGCATACCAGCATCGTGCCCTACCAGGTCTTCCCGACCGCCGACGGCCACATCATCGTCGCCTGCGGCAATGACGGGCAGTTCCAGAAGTTCTGCGGCGTGCTGGGCACGACCTGGCACCTCGACCCGGACTATGCCACCAATCCCGGCCGGGTCACCCGGCGCGACGTGCTGATCCCGCTGATCGCCGCCGAGACCAGCCGCCACAGCAAGGCCGATCTTCTGGCCCGGCTCGGCGCCGTCAACGTCCCGGTCGGCCCGATCAACGACCTCGCCGAGGTTTTTTCGGATCCTCAGGTGGTCCATCGCGGGATGCGCCTCGACCTGCCTGATCCGCGGGCCAAGGGCGGCACGATCCCGAGCGTGCGCTCGCCGATCGTCATCGACGGCGTGCCGATGGCGGCGGAGACTGCCTCGCCGCAGGTGGGCGACCATACGCAGAGCGTGCTGGCGGATCCGGCCTGGGGTGGGTGA
- a CDS encoding Uma2 family endonuclease, which produces MKPLPQTQMSVDEYLAWSEDNPGRYELVQGEVFAMAAERARHANTRVAVFDALRSALRAASVPCRAMPDGMTVRITAHTAYEPDALVYCGPRIDPDAVEVKNPIVVVEVLSPSTRRTDASEKLAGYFQVPSIHHYLMVDPDRRTVVHHRRAGDGIESSFLEDGTLILDPPGLELPVASLFEEP; this is translated from the coding sequence ATGAAGCCGCTTCCGCAGACGCAGATGAGCGTGGACGAGTACCTGGCCTGGAGCGAAGACAATCCAGGACGCTACGAACTCGTGCAGGGCGAGGTGTTCGCGATGGCCGCCGAGCGGGCACGGCATGCCAACACACGGGTCGCCGTCTTCGATGCTCTGCGCAGCGCCTTGCGCGCCGCCAGCGTTCCTTGCCGGGCGATGCCGGATGGAATGACCGTCCGCATCACTGCCCATACCGCCTACGAACCGGACGCCTTAGTCTATTGCGGCCCGCGCATCGATCCCGACGCGGTCGAAGTGAAGAATCCGATCGTCGTCGTCGAAGTCCTGTCTCCCAGCACTCGCCGGACCGATGCGAGCGAGAAGCTCGCCGGCTACTTCCAGGTGCCGAGCATCCACCACTACCTGATGGTCGACCCCGACCGCAGGACGGTGGTCCACCATCGCCGGGCCGGCGACGGAATCGAGAGCAGTTTCCTGGAGGACGGCACCCTCATCCTCGACCCGCCGGGCCTCGAACTTCCCGTCGCATCCCTGTTCGAGGAGCCGTGA
- a CDS encoding adenosine kinase, whose product MTASLDLLVLGNAIVDVMARTDEAFLVREGVHKGAMQLIDEARAEHLFGVMGQATIISGGSGANTAVGAALLGARAGFVGKVRDDELGRLFAHDLNATGVQFGVAPATEGAATARCFVLVTPDGERTMNTYLGACQGLSAADVDEETVRSARHVYLEGYLWDPPAAKEAFRKAAKIAHGAGNKVALTLSDAFCVDRYRDEFLGLIRDGSLDILFANIHELKSLYQTADADTALAALRQETGLLGVVTRSEEGALVVSGSDTRSVPASPVREVVDTTGAGDLFAAGFLAGLARGLDHADCARLGAIAAAEIISHLGARPQGDLKGLAQQAGL is encoded by the coding sequence ATGACAGCCTCCCTCGACCTCCTCGTCCTCGGCAACGCCATCGTCGACGTGATGGCCCGTACCGACGAGGCCTTCCTGGTCCGCGAGGGCGTGCACAAGGGCGCGATGCAGCTCATCGACGAGGCGCGGGCCGAGCACCTGTTCGGGGTGATGGGGCAGGCCACGATCATCTCGGGCGGCTCGGGCGCCAACACGGCGGTGGGCGCGGCGCTCCTCGGGGCGCGGGCGGGCTTCGTCGGCAAGGTGCGCGACGACGAGCTCGGCCGTCTCTTCGCCCACGACCTCAACGCCACCGGCGTGCAGTTCGGCGTCGCCCCGGCGACCGAAGGCGCCGCCACCGCCCGCTGCTTCGTGCTGGTGACGCCGGACGGCGAGCGCACCATGAACACCTATCTCGGCGCTTGCCAGGGCCTCTCGGCCGCGGACGTGGACGAGGAGACCGTGCGGAGCGCCCGCCACGTCTACCTCGAAGGCTACCTGTGGGATCCGCCGGCCGCCAAGGAGGCGTTCCGCAAGGCGGCCAAGATCGCGCACGGCGCCGGCAACAAGGTGGCGCTGACCCTGTCGGACGCGTTCTGCGTCGACCGCTACCGCGACGAGTTCCTGGGCCTCATCCGCGACGGCAGCCTCGACATCCTGTTCGCCAACATCCACGAGCTGAAGAGCCTCTACCAGACCGCCGACGCCGACACGGCGCTCGCGGCCCTGCGCCAGGAGACGGGGCTTCTGGGCGTCGTCACCCGCTCGGAAGAGGGCGCCCTGGTGGTGTCGGGCAGCGACACCCGATCCGTGCCGGCCTCGCCCGTGCGCGAGGTGGTCGACACCACCGGCGCCGGCGACCTGTTCGCGGCGGGCTTCCTCGCCGGCCTCGCCCGCGGGCTCGACCATGCAGATTGCGCCCGCCTCGGCGCGATCGCGGCGGCGGAGATCATCTCGCATCTCGGCGCCCGGCCGCAAGGAGACCTCAAGGGGCTGGCGCAGCAGGCGGGACTGTAG